A window of Corythoichthys intestinalis isolate RoL2023-P3 chromosome 14, ASM3026506v1, whole genome shotgun sequence contains these coding sequences:
- the gigyf2 gene encoding GRB10-interacting GYF protein 2 isoform X1 gives MAETQTLNFGPEWLRALSGGGSGGIGGGGISSSTMASPPLSPALPKYKLADYRYGREEMLALYVKDNKIPIDLHDKEFLPILQEEPLLPLALVSFTEEEQRNFSMSVNSAAVLRLNGRGSGGGPVVGAPRGRSTSRGRGRGRGDGGFYQRSFDDVEGFGRGGREMHRSQSWEERGDRRFEKPGRKDPDAATGHFQMNHVRNNYDDAGVGLPRKHDFTRSESENWRTSRDDQNDGARSSAWHPEQRRRLQFDSRDDERSYRRPRSGSGSLDDDRDALPEWCLEDADEEAGTFDSSGAFLSHKQKASKEPILEEAELDFKPLEECEEALEEEDSQPKETKEIETEAKQDSDQKVFPGVSRMSEEPPSVLLPAALPIPEAQATPKSESPSLPHRTEEPERPAERQPPLERLPETCNVSLHVPMSNSMSLPMTRVASTHTEVRTPLSTIQKPMEVPLAMNNPLPFSSSVLAPIGRPAAMPQDTDEDEGLKHFEQEAEKMVAYLQDGVVDDDRLTAKTPEKAKPAGLPLTHKAALKWFYKDPQGEIQGPFSNQEMAEWFQAGYFTMSLLVKRGCDDIFQALGEMMKIWGRVPFSPGPAPPPLQGDADQERLKRQQELTALNLYQLQQLQYQYLLRQQYAQAVAQQKAAVLSSAPLQQQQQHQQQLNLLQQQYQALKIRTSESLLPPVTRSLSVPDSGSVWEMQNPSSQASCTPNIPPATSSTWDSSSVWDLPIDSMAKAPTIEQMQQLEKSKAAKLELERREAEMRAKREEEERKRLEEALRARQEEERKRLEEEELARQKQEEALRRQREQEEAHRRKKEEEERLAQEEALRKLEERRREEEERKKREEFLRKQEEERRKQEELEALKRREEEKRAEEEAAAAAAAAAAALAQQQQEEQKRREQEAQRQQELQRQRQQQQEALRRLQQQQQLAQMKLPLSSKWGHQSANTSNKNQNTLSLAEIQKLEEERERLALVEQQRQQQELLKMQQHQALQQAQQAQAKLSGWGHAAKQAPVTKSLLEIQREEAQQMKQKKEQPSQQQQQQQQQPQNALFTQPTRPQNRTPSMSNSVWGSVNTSPCSNWVSDSSSIWGDTHNSNMGFWDEAVKEAVHQPPPTRKGNAQKNKGNANLSNSSGRANKKVEEEEKLLKLFQGVNKSQQDGFMQWCEHTLHSLNTANNLDVPTFASFLKEVDSPYEVHDYVRAYLGDTAEAKDFAKQFLERRAKQNANQQKTPPLQNQPQALKQQQDSVWGGTGSSTLYQANHTSGQQKQQQQHQQQQQRFETVTSGKKKKKQKMVRADPSLLGFSVNASSERLNMGEIETLEDF, from the exons ATGGCTGAGACCCAGACACTTAACTTTGGACCAGAATG GCTCCGAGCCCTGTCTGGAGGTGGAAGCGGCGGCATCGGTGGAGGAGGAATTAGCAGCAGCACAATGGCCTCCCCGCCTCTCTCACCCGCATTGCCAAAGTACAAGCTTGCAGACTATCGTTACGGAAGAGAAGAAATGTTAGCACTTTATGTAAAAGACAACAAG ATCCCAATAGACTTGCATGATAAGGAGTTCCTGCCCATATTGCAAGAGGAGcccttgctgcctctggcacttgtTTCTTTTACAGAGGAAGAACAG AGAAATTTTTCCATGTCTGTAAACAGCGCAGCTGTACTTCGGCTGAACGGGCGAGGCAGCGGTGGCGGTCCGGTGGTGGGGGCTCCTCGAGGCCGCAGTACCTCAAGGGGTAgag GCCGAGGAAGAGGAGATGGAGGGTTTTACCAAAGAAGTTTTGATGATGTGGAAGGTTTTGGCCGTGGTGGCAGGGAGATGCATCGCTCCCAGAGCTGGGAGGAAAG GGGCGATAGGAGGTTTGAAAAGCCAGGTCGGAAAGACCCTG ACGCTGCCACTGGACATTTCCAGATGAACCATG TTCGAAACAATTATGATGATGCTGGGGTCGGCTTGCCGAGGAAACACGACTTCACACGCTCAGAGAGTGAGAATTGGCGTACCTCTCGTGACGATCAGAATG ATGGGGCTCGGAGTTCAGCGTGGCATCCGGAGCAGCGGCGCCGTTTACAATTCGACTCGCGAGACGATGAACGTAGCTACAGAAGACCGCGGTCAGGCAGCGGCAGCCTGGACGACGATAGGGACGCTCTGCCCGAGTGGTGTCTGGAAGACGCGGATGAGGAGGCCGGCACCTTTGATTCGTCAGGGGCATTTCTCTCACACAAG CAGAAAGCCTCCAAAGAGCCAATCCTGGAGGAGGCAGAATTGGATTTTAAACCCTTGGAAGAGTGTGAGGAGGCGCTAGAGGAGGAAGACAGTCAGCCCAAGGAGACCAAAGAGATAGAAACAGAGGCCAAGCAAGATTCTGACCAAAAAG TATTCCCGGGGGTAAGCAGAATGTCGGAAGAGCCGCCATCTGTTCTGTTGCCCGCCGCTCTTCCAATCCCGGAGGCGCAGGCGACTCCCAAGTCTGAGTCGCCGAGCCTTCCCCACAGAACGGAGGAACCCGAGAGACCGGCTGAAAGGCAACCACCCCTTGAGCGACTGCCAGAAACCTGCAATGTGTCCCTGCATGTCCCCATGTCCAACAGCATGTCGCTACCCATGACCCGTGTTGCCAGCACCCACACAG AAGTTCGCACGCCATTATCAACCATTCAGAAGCCAATGGAGGTTCCCCTGGCAATGAACAACCCTCTGCCCTTTTCTTCAAGTGTGTTAGCCCCTATTGGCAGGCCCGCCGCCATGCCACAGGACACAGATGAAGATGAAGGGTTGAAGCACTTCGAGCAG GAGGCAGAGAAGATGGTGGCTTACCTGCAGGATGGTGTTGTGGATGATGACAGACTTACAGCAAAAACTCCAGAAAAGGCCAAACCTGCAGGATTGCCACTCACCCACAAGGCTGCACTCAAGTGGTTTTATAAAGACCCTCAAGGCGAGATACAgg GACCATTCAGCAACCAGGAGATGGCAGAATGGTTCCAGGCAGGCTACTTTACCATGtctctcttggttaaaagagggTGCGATGACATCTTTCAGGCTTTGGGGGAAATGATGAAGATTTGGGGGAGAGTCCCTTTCTCGCCAGGCCCTGCGCCTCCACCTCTCCAG GGTGACGCTGATCAAGAAAGGTTGAAGAGGCAGCAGGAGCTCACTGCTCTCAACCTTTACCAGTTACAGCAGCTTCAATACCAATACCTCTTAAG GCAGCAGTATGCTCAGGCCGTGGCCCAGCAGAAGGCGGCAGTACTGAGCTCGGCTCCccttcaacagcagcagcaacacCAACAACAGCTCAACTTATTACAACAGCAATATCAAGCTCTAAAGATAAG AACATCAGAGAGCCTTCTACCTCCTGTTACACGTTCTCTTTCGGTACCCGACTCAGGTTCCGTATGGGAAATGCAGAACCCGTCCTCTCAGGCTTCCTGCACACCAAACATACCGCCTGCTACATCAAGCA CCTGGGATAGCAGCAGTGTGTGGGACTTGCCCATTGACTCCATGGCAAAGGCTCCAACTATTGAGCAAATGCAGCAGTTAGAGAAATCAAAGGCTGCCAAG TTGGAACTGGAGAGGCGCGAAGCTGAAATGAGAGCCAAAAGGgaagaagaagagaggaagcgcCTGGAGGAGGCTCTGCGGGCTCGTCAAGAGGAGGAGCGTAAGCGGCTAGAGGAGGAGGAGCTGGCGCGACAAAAACAG GAGGAAGCTCTCAGGCGACAGCGAGAACAGGAGGAGGCTCATCGAAGAAAAAAGGAAGAGGAGGAGAGATTGGCACAGGAGGAAGCTTTGCGAAAACTAGAAGAGAGGAGAAGAGAGGAGGAGGAGAGGAAGAAAAGAGAGGAGTTCCTTCGTAAACAG GAAGAGGAGCGCAGAAAACAAGAGGAGCTGGAAGCATTAAAGAGGCGCGAGGAGGAGAAGCGGGCAGAGGAGGAGGCTGCCGCCGCCGCTGCTGCAGCGGCCGCCGCCTTGGCCCAGCAACAGCAGGAAGAGCAGAAGAGGAGGGAGCAGGAGGCACAGAGACAACAGGAACTGCAGAGACAGAGGCAGCAGCAACAGGAGGCTCTTCGGAGActacaacagcagcagcagcttgCACAAATGAAG CTTCCATTGTCATCAAAGTGGGGTCATCAGTCCGCCAACACTAGCAACAAGAATCAGAACACTCTGTCACTGGCAGAGATCCAGAAACTGGAAGAGGAGCGAGAAAGACTGGCACTTGTAGAG CAGCAGCGCCAACAGCAGGAGCTCCTGAAAATGCAGCAGCACCAAGCCCTCCAGCAAGCGCAGCAGGCCCAGGCCAAGCTGTCTGGTTGGGGCCATGCCGCCAAACAGGCCCCTGTTACCAAGTCCCTTCTGGAGATACAGAGAGAGGAAGCGCAACAGATGAAACAGAAGAAGGAGCAGCCatcacagcagcagcagcagcaacagcagcagccGCAGAATGCCCTCTTCACTCAGCCAACCCGACCGCAGAACAGAACG CCATCTATGAGCAACTCTGTGTGGGGCTCTGTGAACACCAGCCCATGCTCAAACTGGGTGTCGGACTCGAGCAGCATCTGGGGTGACACCCACAACTCCAACATGGGCTTCTGGGATGAGGCTGTGAAGGAGGCTGTCCACCAGCCTCCGCCTACCAGGAAAGGAAATGCACAGAAAAACAAAGGCAATGCCAATCTCAG CAATTCCAGTGGGCGAGCAAACAAGAAGGTGGAGGAGGAAGAGAAGTTGCTCAAATTGTTCCAAGGAGTCAACAAGAGCCAGCAGGATGGGTTCATGCAGTGGTGTGAGCACACTCTGCACAGCCTCAACACCGCCAACAATCTGGATG TTCCCACGTTTGCGTCGTTCCTGAAAGAAGTAGACTCACCATATGAGGTACATGACTATGTCAGGGCCTACCTCGGGGACACAGCCGAGGCCAAGGACTTTGCCAAGCAGTTCCTGGAGCGTCGTGCCAAACAGAACGCCAATCAGCAAAAAACGCCGCCGCTGCAGAATCAACCGCAAGCCCTCAAACAGCAGCAG GATTCCGTTTGGGGTGGAACGGGATCATCAACACTCTACCAGGCCAACCATACGAGTGGTCAGCAaaagcagcaacaacaacatcaacaacagCAGCAGCGCTTTGAGACTGTCACCTCagggaagaagaaaaagaagcagAAGATGGTCCGTGCGGATCCAAGCCTTCTAG GTTTTTCTGTTAACGCATCGTCCGAGAGACTGAACATGGGGGAGATTGAGACTCTAGAGGATTTTTAA
- the gigyf2 gene encoding GRB10-interacting GYF protein 2 isoform X2: MAETQTLNFGPEWLRALSGGGSGGIGGGGISSSTMASPPLSPALPKYKLADYRYGREEMLALYVKDNKIPIDLHDKEFLPILQEEPLLPLALVSFTEEEQRNFSMSVNSAAVLRLNGRGSGGGPVVGAPRGRSTSRGRGRGRGDGGFYQRSFDDVEGFGRGGREMHRSQSWEERGDRRFEKPGRKDPDAATGHFQMNHVRNNYDDAGVGLPRKHDFTRSESENWRTSRDDQNDGARSSAWHPEQRRRLQFDSRDDERSYRRPRSGSGSLDDDRDALPEWCLEDADEEAGTFDSSGAFLSHKKASKEPILEEAELDFKPLEECEEALEEEDSQPKETKEIETEAKQDSDQKVFPGVSRMSEEPPSVLLPAALPIPEAQATPKSESPSLPHRTEEPERPAERQPPLERLPETCNVSLHVPMSNSMSLPMTRVASTHTEVRTPLSTIQKPMEVPLAMNNPLPFSSSVLAPIGRPAAMPQDTDEDEGLKHFEQEAEKMVAYLQDGVVDDDRLTAKTPEKAKPAGLPLTHKAALKWFYKDPQGEIQGPFSNQEMAEWFQAGYFTMSLLVKRGCDDIFQALGEMMKIWGRVPFSPGPAPPPLQGDADQERLKRQQELTALNLYQLQQLQYQYLLRQQYAQAVAQQKAAVLSSAPLQQQQQHQQQLNLLQQQYQALKIRTSESLLPPVTRSLSVPDSGSVWEMQNPSSQASCTPNIPPATSSTWDSSSVWDLPIDSMAKAPTIEQMQQLEKSKAAKLELERREAEMRAKREEEERKRLEEALRARQEEERKRLEEEELARQKQEEALRRQREQEEAHRRKKEEEERLAQEEALRKLEERRREEEERKKREEFLRKQEEERRKQEELEALKRREEEKRAEEEAAAAAAAAAAALAQQQQEEQKRREQEAQRQQELQRQRQQQQEALRRLQQQQQLAQMKLPLSSKWGHQSANTSNKNQNTLSLAEIQKLEEERERLALVEQQRQQQELLKMQQHQALQQAQQAQAKLSGWGHAAKQAPVTKSLLEIQREEAQQMKQKKEQPSQQQQQQQQQPQNALFTQPTRPQNRTPSMSNSVWGSVNTSPCSNWVSDSSSIWGDTHNSNMGFWDEAVKEAVHQPPPTRKGNAQKNKGNANLSNSSGRANKKVEEEEKLLKLFQGVNKSQQDGFMQWCEHTLHSLNTANNLDVPTFASFLKEVDSPYEVHDYVRAYLGDTAEAKDFAKQFLERRAKQNANQQKTPPLQNQPQALKQQQDSVWGGTGSSTLYQANHTSGQQKQQQQHQQQQQRFETVTSGKKKKKQKMVRADPSLLGFSVNASSERLNMGEIETLEDF, translated from the exons ATGGCTGAGACCCAGACACTTAACTTTGGACCAGAATG GCTCCGAGCCCTGTCTGGAGGTGGAAGCGGCGGCATCGGTGGAGGAGGAATTAGCAGCAGCACAATGGCCTCCCCGCCTCTCTCACCCGCATTGCCAAAGTACAAGCTTGCAGACTATCGTTACGGAAGAGAAGAAATGTTAGCACTTTATGTAAAAGACAACAAG ATCCCAATAGACTTGCATGATAAGGAGTTCCTGCCCATATTGCAAGAGGAGcccttgctgcctctggcacttgtTTCTTTTACAGAGGAAGAACAG AGAAATTTTTCCATGTCTGTAAACAGCGCAGCTGTACTTCGGCTGAACGGGCGAGGCAGCGGTGGCGGTCCGGTGGTGGGGGCTCCTCGAGGCCGCAGTACCTCAAGGGGTAgag GCCGAGGAAGAGGAGATGGAGGGTTTTACCAAAGAAGTTTTGATGATGTGGAAGGTTTTGGCCGTGGTGGCAGGGAGATGCATCGCTCCCAGAGCTGGGAGGAAAG GGGCGATAGGAGGTTTGAAAAGCCAGGTCGGAAAGACCCTG ACGCTGCCACTGGACATTTCCAGATGAACCATG TTCGAAACAATTATGATGATGCTGGGGTCGGCTTGCCGAGGAAACACGACTTCACACGCTCAGAGAGTGAGAATTGGCGTACCTCTCGTGACGATCAGAATG ATGGGGCTCGGAGTTCAGCGTGGCATCCGGAGCAGCGGCGCCGTTTACAATTCGACTCGCGAGACGATGAACGTAGCTACAGAAGACCGCGGTCAGGCAGCGGCAGCCTGGACGACGATAGGGACGCTCTGCCCGAGTGGTGTCTGGAAGACGCGGATGAGGAGGCCGGCACCTTTGATTCGTCAGGGGCATTTCTCTCACACAAG AAAGCCTCCAAAGAGCCAATCCTGGAGGAGGCAGAATTGGATTTTAAACCCTTGGAAGAGTGTGAGGAGGCGCTAGAGGAGGAAGACAGTCAGCCCAAGGAGACCAAAGAGATAGAAACAGAGGCCAAGCAAGATTCTGACCAAAAAG TATTCCCGGGGGTAAGCAGAATGTCGGAAGAGCCGCCATCTGTTCTGTTGCCCGCCGCTCTTCCAATCCCGGAGGCGCAGGCGACTCCCAAGTCTGAGTCGCCGAGCCTTCCCCACAGAACGGAGGAACCCGAGAGACCGGCTGAAAGGCAACCACCCCTTGAGCGACTGCCAGAAACCTGCAATGTGTCCCTGCATGTCCCCATGTCCAACAGCATGTCGCTACCCATGACCCGTGTTGCCAGCACCCACACAG AAGTTCGCACGCCATTATCAACCATTCAGAAGCCAATGGAGGTTCCCCTGGCAATGAACAACCCTCTGCCCTTTTCTTCAAGTGTGTTAGCCCCTATTGGCAGGCCCGCCGCCATGCCACAGGACACAGATGAAGATGAAGGGTTGAAGCACTTCGAGCAG GAGGCAGAGAAGATGGTGGCTTACCTGCAGGATGGTGTTGTGGATGATGACAGACTTACAGCAAAAACTCCAGAAAAGGCCAAACCTGCAGGATTGCCACTCACCCACAAGGCTGCACTCAAGTGGTTTTATAAAGACCCTCAAGGCGAGATACAgg GACCATTCAGCAACCAGGAGATGGCAGAATGGTTCCAGGCAGGCTACTTTACCATGtctctcttggttaaaagagggTGCGATGACATCTTTCAGGCTTTGGGGGAAATGATGAAGATTTGGGGGAGAGTCCCTTTCTCGCCAGGCCCTGCGCCTCCACCTCTCCAG GGTGACGCTGATCAAGAAAGGTTGAAGAGGCAGCAGGAGCTCACTGCTCTCAACCTTTACCAGTTACAGCAGCTTCAATACCAATACCTCTTAAG GCAGCAGTATGCTCAGGCCGTGGCCCAGCAGAAGGCGGCAGTACTGAGCTCGGCTCCccttcaacagcagcagcaacacCAACAACAGCTCAACTTATTACAACAGCAATATCAAGCTCTAAAGATAAG AACATCAGAGAGCCTTCTACCTCCTGTTACACGTTCTCTTTCGGTACCCGACTCAGGTTCCGTATGGGAAATGCAGAACCCGTCCTCTCAGGCTTCCTGCACACCAAACATACCGCCTGCTACATCAAGCA CCTGGGATAGCAGCAGTGTGTGGGACTTGCCCATTGACTCCATGGCAAAGGCTCCAACTATTGAGCAAATGCAGCAGTTAGAGAAATCAAAGGCTGCCAAG TTGGAACTGGAGAGGCGCGAAGCTGAAATGAGAGCCAAAAGGgaagaagaagagaggaagcgcCTGGAGGAGGCTCTGCGGGCTCGTCAAGAGGAGGAGCGTAAGCGGCTAGAGGAGGAGGAGCTGGCGCGACAAAAACAG GAGGAAGCTCTCAGGCGACAGCGAGAACAGGAGGAGGCTCATCGAAGAAAAAAGGAAGAGGAGGAGAGATTGGCACAGGAGGAAGCTTTGCGAAAACTAGAAGAGAGGAGAAGAGAGGAGGAGGAGAGGAAGAAAAGAGAGGAGTTCCTTCGTAAACAG GAAGAGGAGCGCAGAAAACAAGAGGAGCTGGAAGCATTAAAGAGGCGCGAGGAGGAGAAGCGGGCAGAGGAGGAGGCTGCCGCCGCCGCTGCTGCAGCGGCCGCCGCCTTGGCCCAGCAACAGCAGGAAGAGCAGAAGAGGAGGGAGCAGGAGGCACAGAGACAACAGGAACTGCAGAGACAGAGGCAGCAGCAACAGGAGGCTCTTCGGAGActacaacagcagcagcagcttgCACAAATGAAG CTTCCATTGTCATCAAAGTGGGGTCATCAGTCCGCCAACACTAGCAACAAGAATCAGAACACTCTGTCACTGGCAGAGATCCAGAAACTGGAAGAGGAGCGAGAAAGACTGGCACTTGTAGAG CAGCAGCGCCAACAGCAGGAGCTCCTGAAAATGCAGCAGCACCAAGCCCTCCAGCAAGCGCAGCAGGCCCAGGCCAAGCTGTCTGGTTGGGGCCATGCCGCCAAACAGGCCCCTGTTACCAAGTCCCTTCTGGAGATACAGAGAGAGGAAGCGCAACAGATGAAACAGAAGAAGGAGCAGCCatcacagcagcagcagcagcaacagcagcagccGCAGAATGCCCTCTTCACTCAGCCAACCCGACCGCAGAACAGAACG CCATCTATGAGCAACTCTGTGTGGGGCTCTGTGAACACCAGCCCATGCTCAAACTGGGTGTCGGACTCGAGCAGCATCTGGGGTGACACCCACAACTCCAACATGGGCTTCTGGGATGAGGCTGTGAAGGAGGCTGTCCACCAGCCTCCGCCTACCAGGAAAGGAAATGCACAGAAAAACAAAGGCAATGCCAATCTCAG CAATTCCAGTGGGCGAGCAAACAAGAAGGTGGAGGAGGAAGAGAAGTTGCTCAAATTGTTCCAAGGAGTCAACAAGAGCCAGCAGGATGGGTTCATGCAGTGGTGTGAGCACACTCTGCACAGCCTCAACACCGCCAACAATCTGGATG TTCCCACGTTTGCGTCGTTCCTGAAAGAAGTAGACTCACCATATGAGGTACATGACTATGTCAGGGCCTACCTCGGGGACACAGCCGAGGCCAAGGACTTTGCCAAGCAGTTCCTGGAGCGTCGTGCCAAACAGAACGCCAATCAGCAAAAAACGCCGCCGCTGCAGAATCAACCGCAAGCCCTCAAACAGCAGCAG GATTCCGTTTGGGGTGGAACGGGATCATCAACACTCTACCAGGCCAACCATACGAGTGGTCAGCAaaagcagcaacaacaacatcaacaacagCAGCAGCGCTTTGAGACTGTCACCTCagggaagaagaaaaagaagcagAAGATGGTCCGTGCGGATCCAAGCCTTCTAG GTTTTTCTGTTAACGCATCGTCCGAGAGACTGAACATGGGGGAGATTGAGACTCTAGAGGATTTTTAA